The Aminithiophilus ramosus genome contains a region encoding:
- a CDS encoding ABC transporter permease encodes MIAAREILRIALRSLRVNRMRSALTMLGIVIGVAAVIAMFAIGNGANEKIGSTIASMGTNLLMVLPGSATSGGARQGSSSVPTLTLEDAEAIGQEITTVEDVAPVLNGSAQIVFGNANWATTVWGTTTSIMNVRSWTLASGRVFNDSDVRSAAKVCILGQTVAEELFGRDDPLGKTVRINKIPMTVIGLLTEKGSAAMGNDQDDVLFVPVTTAQKRLFGSRFPGKIGTIMVKAVSSETLDFTQEEVTRLLAQRHRIRSGQENDFDVRNLSEFLETAKESTRIMSLLLASVASVSLLVGGIGIMNIMLVSVTERTREIGIRRAIGAKQADILAQFLAEALLLSLAGGLVGIALGGLGSTLLSRFAGWTTAVSSLSVGLAFGFSALIGVFFGFYPAWKASELRPIDALKYE; translated from the coding sequence ATGATTGCCGCACGAGAAATTCTCCGCATCGCCCTGCGCTCCCTCAGGGTGAACCGCATGCGCTCGGCTCTGACCATGCTGGGCATCGTCATCGGCGTCGCCGCCGTCATCGCCATGTTCGCCATCGGCAACGGCGCCAACGAGAAGATCGGCTCCACCATCGCCTCCATGGGGACCAACCTCCTCATGGTCCTGCCCGGATCGGCCACAAGCGGCGGCGCCCGCCAGGGATCCTCCTCCGTCCCCACTCTGACCCTGGAGGACGCCGAGGCCATCGGCCAGGAGATTACCACCGTCGAGGATGTGGCGCCGGTCCTCAACGGGTCGGCCCAGATCGTCTTCGGCAACGCCAACTGGGCCACCACCGTCTGGGGGACGACGACCTCGATCATGAACGTCCGCTCCTGGACTCTGGCCTCGGGGCGAGTCTTCAACGACTCCGACGTGAGAAGCGCCGCCAAGGTCTGCATCCTGGGACAGACCGTGGCCGAAGAGCTTTTCGGCCGCGACGACCCCCTGGGCAAGACGGTCCGCATCAACAAGATTCCCATGACCGTCATCGGCCTTCTGACGGAAAAGGGGAGCGCCGCCATGGGGAACGACCAGGACGACGTCCTCTTCGTCCCCGTCACGACGGCTCAGAAACGGCTCTTCGGCTCCCGTTTCCCCGGCAAGATCGGCACGATCATGGTCAAGGCCGTCAGCTCCGAGACCCTCGACTTCACTCAGGAGGAGGTGACGCGCCTCCTGGCCCAGCGCCACCGCATCCGCTCCGGCCAGGAAAACGACTTCGACGTCCGCAACCTCTCGGAGTTCCTCGAGACGGCCAAGGAGTCGACGCGGATCATGTCCCTCCTTCTTGCCTCGGTGGCCTCCGTCTCCCTCCTCGTCGGCGGCATCGGCATCATGAACATCATGCTCGTCTCCGTCACGGAGCGGACCCGGGAGATCGGCATCCGTCGCGCCATCGGGGCCAAACAGGCCGACATCCTGGCTCAGTTCCTCGCCGAGGCCCTCCTTCTCTCCCTGGCCGGAGGCCTCGTCGGCATCGCCCTCGGCGGCCTGGGCTCGACGCTCCTCTCCCGTTTCGCCGGGTGGACGACGGCCGTATCCTCCCTCTCCGTCGGCCTCGCCTTCGGCTTCTCGGCCCTCATCGGCGTCTTCTTCGGCTTCTACCCGGCCTGGAAGGCCTCCGAGCTGCGGCCCATCGATGCCCTGAAGTACGAATAG
- a CDS encoding aspartate aminotransferase family protein, whose amino-acid sequence MAPIAGTSLYGGRSLEIVAGEGATVRDRSGREYIDFLCGHGAALFGHGHPDLRAALVEASALPWTIGMGLDAPARSAFLRLLGGLLEEGRAYLANSGAEAVEAALKLVMLLRPDRRRILAARRAFHGRTLGALGLTFNPHYRNPWKEVLLPVEFFAPEELPGAVDERTAAVFIEPVQGEGGVFPLDVSLGRALSEACRREGALLVADEIQSGWGRCGSLLASPLVGLDPDMVTLAKGLAGGLPAGALVWKGALGDFPSMSHGSTYGGNPLVSAVALRGHEVIGRDGLLERSVKVGSYLRSKLSQLPSVVAVRGLGLLVGVEIEGRSAPVVRALQERGLLALPAGPQVVRFLPPLVADVPSCDRAVAIFASVLEGRP is encoded by the coding sequence ATGGCGCCAATCGCCGGCACTTCGCTCTATGGCGGTCGGTCTCTAGAGATCGTCGCCGGAGAGGGCGCCACGGTCCGAGACCGGTCGGGGAGGGAGTATATCGATTTTCTCTGCGGCCACGGAGCGGCCCTTTTCGGCCACGGTCACCCCGACCTTCGGGCCGCCCTCGTCGAGGCCTCGGCCCTTCCCTGGACGATCGGCATGGGCCTCGACGCCCCGGCTCGGAGCGCTTTCCTCCGCCTTCTGGGGGGGCTCCTCGAAGAGGGGCGGGCCTATCTGGCCAACAGCGGCGCCGAGGCCGTCGAGGCGGCCCTCAAGCTCGTCATGCTTCTTCGGCCCGACCGCCGCCGCATCCTCGCCGCCCGACGCGCCTTTCACGGCCGGACTCTCGGCGCCCTGGGGCTGACGTTCAACCCCCACTACCGCAATCCCTGGAAGGAGGTGCTCCTCCCCGTCGAGTTTTTCGCTCCCGAAGAGCTTCCGGGGGCTGTCGACGAGAGGACGGCGGCCGTCTTCATCGAGCCCGTCCAGGGCGAGGGCGGCGTCTTTCCCCTCGACGTCTCCCTGGGACGGGCCCTCTCCGAGGCCTGTCGACGGGAGGGGGCCCTTCTCGTCGCCGACGAGATCCAGTCGGGATGGGGGCGCTGCGGCTCGTTGCTGGCCTCGCCTCTCGTGGGGCTCGACCCCGACATGGTCACCCTCGCCAAGGGACTGGCCGGAGGTCTCCCTGCGGGAGCTCTCGTCTGGAAGGGCGCTCTGGGCGATTTCCCGTCGATGAGCCACGGTTCGACCTACGGAGGGAACCCTCTCGTCTCGGCCGTGGCCCTCAGGGGCCATGAGGTGATCGGACGCGACGGCCTTCTGGAAAGGTCAGTAAAGGTCGGTTCCTATCTACGCTCCAAACTGTCTCAGCTGCCCTCCGTCGTCGCCGTTCGGGGCCTGGGGCTCCTCGTCGGCGTCGAGATCGAGGGACGGTCGGCTCCCGTCGTCAGGGCCCTGCAGGAACGGGGGCTTTTGGCCCTTCCCGCCGGGCCTCAGGTGGTCCGTTTCCTCCCGCCCCTCGTGGCCGACGTCCCCTCCTGCGATCGGGCCGTCGCGATCTTCGCCTCCGTCCTGGAGGGGCGGCCGTGA
- a CDS encoding ABC transporter ATP-binding protein: MALIELKGIEKIYAMGEVSVRALRGISLSIDKGEFVAIMGASGSGKSTLMNILGCLDSPTSGTYRLDGQDVSGLDGDRLAAIRNESLGFVFQGFNLLARTSALENVELPLLYGGVDRRERHRRAHEALVRVGLEGREHHQPHQLSGGQQQRVAIARGLVGGAPLLLADEPTGNLDSTTSEEIMGLFQQLNDERGITILLVTHEPDMALFARRIVTVRDGLILSDEEVRERRAC, encoded by the coding sequence ATGGCCCTCATCGAACTGAAAGGGATCGAAAAGATCTACGCCATGGGAGAAGTTTCCGTCCGTGCCCTGAGGGGCATCTCCCTCTCCATCGACAAAGGGGAGTTCGTCGCCATCATGGGCGCATCGGGGTCGGGCAAGTCGACGCTCATGAACATCCTGGGCTGCCTCGACAGTCCCACTTCGGGCACCTACCGCCTCGACGGCCAGGACGTGAGCGGTCTCGACGGCGACCGCCTCGCCGCCATCCGCAACGAAAGCCTGGGCTTCGTCTTTCAGGGCTTCAACCTTCTGGCCCGTACCTCGGCCCTGGAGAACGTCGAACTCCCTCTGCTCTACGGCGGCGTCGACCGCCGGGAGCGCCACAGGAGGGCCCATGAGGCCCTGGTCCGGGTCGGACTCGAAGGGCGGGAGCATCACCAGCCTCACCAGCTCTCGGGAGGCCAGCAGCAGCGCGTCGCCATCGCCCGGGGCCTCGTGGGCGGCGCCCCCCTCCTCCTGGCCGACGAGCCGACGGGCAACCTCGACTCGACCACGAGCGAGGAGATCATGGGACTCTTCCAGCAGCTCAACGACGAACGGGGCATCACCATCCTCCTCGTCACCCACGAGCCCGACATGGCTCTCTTCGCCCGGAGGATCGTCACCGTCCGCGACGGGCTGATCCTCTCCGACGAAGAGGTCCGCGAAAGGAGGGCCTGCTGA
- a CDS encoding efflux RND transporter periplasmic adaptor subunit, producing MIRKLFLLAAVAALAAGGYFYFRKPEPALSFLTAEVTRRDIVQTVSATGTIEAVNTVDVGTQVSGTINKIFTDYNGIVKAGQVIATIDPILFEAEVAAAEADLAVAQAGVAEEEADLNDARRDYERKKTLFAKDFIAASEVDTAMSTFEGARARVTSAKATVLQARAKLDKARANLNYTTITSPLDGVVVAKDVSEGQTVAASYSTPTLFTIAEDLTKMQVEAAVDEADIGYLREGMKALFTVDSYPSDTFEGYVHQVRFQAETEENVVTYTVVVRVDNQEMKLKPGMTANVTFEIASARRVLAVPNAAFRFSPPGEAAGGDLLWIAGEGGSLRALPVERGLSDGLFTAISGDVEEGQTVVTAVTGTAKATKKADSAPPRPGMF from the coding sequence ATGATCCGAAAACTGTTCCTTCTTGCCGCCGTCGCCGCTCTGGCCGCAGGAGGCTATTTTTATTTCAGGAAACCCGAGCCCGCCTTGAGCTTTCTCACGGCCGAGGTGACGCGCCGCGACATCGTCCAGACCGTCTCCGCCACGGGGACCATCGAGGCCGTCAACACCGTCGACGTGGGGACCCAGGTCTCGGGAACGATCAACAAGATCTTCACCGACTACAACGGCATCGTCAAAGCCGGACAGGTCATCGCCACCATCGACCCCATCCTTTTCGAGGCCGAGGTGGCCGCCGCCGAGGCCGATCTGGCCGTCGCCCAGGCGGGGGTGGCCGAGGAGGAGGCCGACCTGAACGACGCCCGCCGCGATTACGAGCGCAAGAAGACCCTCTTCGCCAAGGACTTCATCGCCGCCTCCGAAGTGGACACGGCCATGAGCACCTTCGAGGGAGCCCGGGCGCGGGTGACATCGGCGAAGGCGACGGTCCTCCAGGCCAGGGCCAAGCTGGACAAGGCCAGGGCCAACCTGAACTACACGACGATCACGTCGCCTCTGGACGGCGTCGTCGTCGCCAAGGACGTCAGCGAGGGGCAGACCGTGGCCGCCAGCTACTCGACGCCGACCCTTTTCACCATCGCCGAAGACCTGACGAAGATGCAGGTCGAGGCCGCCGTCGACGAAGCCGACATCGGCTATCTCCGGGAGGGGATGAAGGCCCTCTTCACCGTCGACTCCTACCCCAGCGACACCTTCGAGGGCTACGTCCACCAGGTCCGCTTCCAGGCCGAGACGGAAGAGAACGTCGTCACCTACACCGTCGTCGTCCGCGTCGACAACCAGGAGATGAAGCTCAAGCCGGGCATGACGGCCAACGTGACCTTCGAAATCGCCTCGGCACGCCGGGTCCTGGCCGTCCCCAACGCGGCGTTCCGCTTCTCGCCCCCGGGCGAGGCCGCAGGAGGAGACCTTCTCTGGATCGCCGGCGAGGGAGGATCCCTCAGGGCCCTGCCCGTGGAACGGGGGCTCAGCGACGGCCTTTTCACGGCCATCTCGGGCGACGTCGAAGAGGGACAGACCGTCGTCACGGCCGTCACGGGAACGGCCAAGGCGACCAAGAAGGCCGACAGCGCCCCGCCCCGGCCGGGGATGTTCTAG
- the argC gene encoding N-acetyl-gamma-glutamyl-phosphate reductase, with protein MARVIIWGGTGLTGGELLRLLAGQEAMELVAVTSRRRAGQPLWTVHPHLRPDYPDLLFTAPDEAEGVAADLAFLALPHGSSFPVARRCLDRGLKVVDLSADFRLRDRSLRESWYGPGGAPQELVERAVYGLAELHRRELGQADLASGVGCNATALNLALFPLARAGLLETVRAECRVGSSEGGATPSEGGHHPFRSRALRIIEPFRHRHMAETLQELDLDASRLTMTVTAVEMVRGIQMAAHIGLSKRVVEADLWKLYRQAFKGEFFLHLTPARPAHLRFPDPRLVLGSNRALVGFALADDGRRLLVVSAIDNLVKGAAGSALQAANIMMGLDERQGLDLRPAYPA; from the coding sequence ATGGCACGCGTCATCATCTGGGGAGGAACGGGGCTGACGGGAGGCGAGCTCCTGCGCCTTCTGGCCGGCCAGGAGGCGATGGAGCTCGTGGCCGTCACCTCGCGCCGCCGGGCCGGTCAGCCCCTCTGGACCGTTCACCCCCATCTTCGTCCCGACTATCCCGATCTTCTTTTCACCGCCCCCGACGAGGCCGAAGGCGTCGCGGCCGATCTGGCCTTTCTGGCTCTGCCTCACGGCTCTTCCTTTCCCGTGGCGAGGCGTTGTCTCGATCGGGGCCTGAAGGTCGTCGACCTCTCGGCCGACTTCCGCCTTCGGGACAGGTCTCTGCGGGAGAGCTGGTACGGTCCGGGAGGAGCCCCTCAGGAGCTCGTCGAAAGGGCCGTCTACGGCCTGGCCGAGCTTCATCGCCGGGAACTGGGCCAGGCCGATCTGGCTTCGGGAGTGGGGTGCAACGCCACGGCCCTCAATCTGGCCCTTTTCCCCCTGGCCCGGGCGGGCCTTCTCGAAACGGTCCGGGCCGAGTGCCGCGTCGGCTCCTCGGAGGGAGGGGCGACGCCTTCCGAAGGGGGCCACCATCCCTTCCGCAGCCGGGCCCTGCGCATCATCGAGCCCTTCCGACACAGGCACATGGCCGAGACGCTCCAGGAGCTGGACCTCGACGCCTCGCGCCTGACGATGACGGTGACGGCCGTCGAGATGGTCCGGGGCATTCAGATGGCGGCCCACATCGGCTTGAGCAAGAGGGTGGTCGAGGCCGACCTTTGGAAGCTCTACCGTCAGGCCTTCAAAGGGGAATTTTTTCTTCATCTCACTCCGGCCCGGCCGGCCCATCTCCGCTTTCCCGATCCCCGCCTCGTCCTGGGAAGCAACAGAGCCCTCGTGGGCTTCGCCCTCGCCGACGACGGCCGCCGCCTTCTCGTCGTCAGCGCCATCGACAACCTCGTCAAGGGGGCGGCCGGGTCGGCCCTTCAGGCGGCCAACATCATGATGGGCCTCGACGAGCGGCAAGGTCTCGATCTGCGTCCTGCCTACCCCGCATGA
- the lysX gene encoding lysine biosynthesis protein LysX encodes MLRLLFTRLRQEEKLLVEAARRLDVPLSLEDVKDRVWGASWAEDDVYLCRCIGHGQNLALARHLEGRGRRVVNAASVMELCGDKLATTAALEAASVPQPAYRLALSEEGALAAVEELGYPAVLKPVTGSWGRLLAKVNDRESAEAVIEHKAHLGAHHQIFYVQQYVEKSGFDVRAFVVGGEPIGAIRRESSHWITNTARGGRAALQPVEADLEAILRRVHEAIGGDFLAVDLFGTESGWLVNEVNDGAEFRNSIAPTGVDIPAAVIGHCARLERRR; translated from the coding sequence GTGCTGCGCCTTCTTTTCACCCGTCTGAGGCAGGAGGAAAAGCTTCTCGTCGAGGCGGCCCGTCGCCTTGACGTCCCCCTCTCGCTGGAGGACGTCAAGGACCGCGTCTGGGGCGCCTCCTGGGCCGAGGACGACGTCTACCTCTGCCGCTGCATCGGTCACGGCCAGAATCTGGCCCTGGCCCGCCACCTCGAGGGGCGGGGACGGCGCGTCGTCAACGCCGCCTCGGTGATGGAGCTCTGCGGCGACAAACTGGCCACGACGGCCGCTCTCGAGGCGGCCTCCGTTCCCCAGCCCGCCTACCGCCTGGCCCTTTCCGAGGAGGGAGCCCTGGCCGCCGTCGAGGAGCTGGGGTACCCCGCCGTTCTCAAGCCCGTCACGGGCAGCTGGGGACGCCTTCTGGCCAAGGTCAACGACAGGGAGTCCGCCGAGGCCGTCATCGAACACAAGGCCCATCTCGGCGCCCATCATCAGATCTTCTACGTCCAGCAGTACGTGGAAAAAAGCGGCTTCGACGTCCGGGCCTTCGTCGTCGGCGGCGAGCCCATCGGCGCCATCCGCCGAGAAAGTTCCCACTGGATCACCAACACGGCCCGGGGAGGCAGGGCCGCCCTTCAGCCCGTCGAGGCCGATCTCGAGGCGATCCTGCGCCGCGTCCACGAGGCCATCGGCGGCGATTTTCTGGCCGTCGATCTCTTCGGGACCGAATCGGGCTGGCTCGTCAACGAAGTCAACGACGGAGCCGAGTTCCGCAACTCCATCGCCCCCACGGGCGTCGACATTCCCGCGGCCGTCATCGGCCACTGTGCCCGCTTGGAGCGTCGGCGATGA
- a CDS encoding response regulator transcription factor yields MEKILLVDDDLELCDLLREYLEAEGFSLDAVHDGRSGVDRALQGRYALAVLDIMLPVMGGFDVLREIRSRSSLPVLMLTARGDDIDRIVGLEMGADDYLPKPFNPRELVARIRAVLRRGRVDEGPSSLLSAGDLELDGGARAVRVGGQPLELTSVEFNLLETLLRSAGQVVAREKLVLQVLKRPYSPFDRSIDVHVSNLRKKLGSYGDGSERIKTLRGEGYFFALPPEGA; encoded by the coding sequence ATGGAGAAAATTCTGCTTGTCGACGACGATCTTGAACTTTGCGATCTCCTGCGGGAGTACCTCGAGGCCGAGGGGTTCTCCCTCGACGCCGTCCACGACGGACGATCGGGCGTCGACAGGGCCCTTCAGGGGCGTTACGCGCTGGCCGTTCTCGACATCATGCTTCCCGTCATGGGCGGCTTCGACGTTCTCCGCGAGATCCGGAGCCGATCCTCTCTGCCCGTTCTCATGCTCACGGCGCGCGGCGACGACATCGACCGCATCGTGGGCCTCGAGATGGGAGCCGACGATTACCTGCCCAAGCCCTTCAACCCCCGGGAGCTGGTGGCCCGCATCCGAGCCGTCCTCCGCCGGGGACGGGTCGATGAGGGGCCTTCGAGCCTGCTTTCCGCCGGCGATCTGGAACTGGACGGAGGGGCCCGGGCCGTGAGGGTCGGAGGTCAGCCTCTGGAGCTGACCTCCGTCGAGTTCAACCTCCTCGAGACCCTGCTCCGCTCGGCCGGCCAGGTCGTCGCCCGGGAAAAACTCGTCCTCCAGGTCCTCAAGCGCCCCTACTCCCCCTTCGACAGGAGCATCGACGTCCACGTCAGCAACCTGCGCAAGAAGCTGGGGTCCTACGGCGACGGCTCGGAACGGATCAAGACCCTCCGAGGCGAGGGTTACTTCTTCGCCCTTCCTCCCGAGGGGGCCTGA
- a CDS encoding M20/M25/M40 family metallo-hydrolase, whose product MTPWGALLADLVATPGVSGHEEAAASLLSRRLPDLGWESVEIDGAGNVVGRRGRGERELLLVGHIDTVPGGPPFRIEGPILWGRGSVDAKGPLCALAAAGGALPLPPGWQVTLVAAVGEERDSRGMRYRLPLHAPAGCVVGEPSGTTGVTIAYRGRLLLELAASDGGAHRSGNSGPLTATVLAAAALIGRVRSLDDPSRLVVDRPSAAVAFMRGDEEAGRSASVEIDVRLPLGADPAAWEADLASVVQNVEVRRLEAVAAHHVGRNDAMARALTSGVRTLGARPALLVKGGTADFNLAAAWNCPLAAYGPGDSRLDHSDEEHLSLDELDRSVAVLRAGLEVFLASRRV is encoded by the coding sequence GTGACGCCCTGGGGGGCTCTTCTTGCCGATCTCGTGGCCACGCCCGGCGTGAGCGGCCACGAGGAGGCCGCCGCCTCGCTCCTGAGCCGTCGTCTTCCCGACCTGGGCTGGGAGTCCGTCGAGATCGACGGGGCGGGCAACGTCGTCGGGCGCCGGGGCCGGGGAGAGAGGGAGCTTCTCCTCGTCGGCCACATCGACACCGTTCCCGGAGGGCCTCCTTTCCGCATCGAGGGCCCTATCCTCTGGGGACGGGGCTCCGTCGACGCCAAGGGCCCCCTCTGCGCCCTCGCCGCGGCGGGAGGCGCTCTGCCTCTCCCTCCGGGGTGGCAGGTGACTCTCGTCGCCGCCGTCGGCGAGGAGCGCGACTCGCGGGGAATGCGGTACCGTCTTCCCCTCCACGCTCCGGCCGGCTGCGTCGTCGGCGAGCCTTCGGGCACGACGGGCGTCACCATCGCCTACAGGGGACGGCTCCTCCTGGAGCTGGCGGCCTCCGACGGAGGGGCCCACCGCAGCGGGAACTCAGGTCCTCTGACGGCGACGGTGCTGGCCGCGGCGGCCCTCATCGGCCGCGTCCGGTCCCTCGACGATCCGTCGCGCCTCGTCGTCGACCGTCCCTCGGCGGCGGTGGCCTTCATGAGAGGCGATGAGGAGGCGGGACGGTCGGCCTCCGTCGAAATCGACGTCCGTCTCCCCCTCGGCGCCGATCCGGCGGCCTGGGAGGCCGATCTGGCCTCGGTCGTCCAGAACGTCGAGGTCCGACGCCTCGAGGCCGTCGCCGCTCACCACGTCGGCCGGAACGACGCCATGGCACGGGCCCTGACGTCGGGCGTGCGGACCCTGGGCGCCCGACCGGCCCTTCTCGTGAAGGGGGGCACGGCCGATTTCAACCTGGCCGCGGCATGGAACTGTCCCCTGGCCGCCTACGGGCCAGGGGACAGCCGCCTCGATCACAGCGACGAGGAGCATCTCTCCCTGGACGAACTGGACCGGAGCGTCGCCGTCCTCCGGGCGGGGCTCGAGGTGTTTCTCGCCTCCCGTCGGGTCTGA
- a CDS encoding TolC family protein has product MKGLAALLLLLSCLAFPAGPSSAEEGTLLDLEACIALALANHPDLRSGAARTEGAEAVIRQKEAALRPTVELSSSFKEKEGSDSSTAEAAVNQLLSDGGRTKASIRIAHYGRDGKARDLERTRQTVAYDVKEAYFGLLKARKDYLLALETAEIYREQLEKAKVSYETGTVARSDVTAAQVDLSQAELDVIKTRSSRDVAKAELSKSLGLLVLAGGYDIADVEDDREVSFSFEEAFARAREFRPDLKSLEFSLLEAEETVRYQSLGLNPQLSASGGYDWSDGSSSSSGGEWAVGLSLAIPLYDGGLTAAKTAEARASLAETQADYDSQLQQVALEVRTALLEIDEARQNIAATEMTVLQARENLDLSMGRYAVGVGYQLEVRQATEDYNEARKEANAARYDYSLALASLEKALGGEIDRAGKAEEHEKEVSRG; this is encoded by the coding sequence ATGAAAGGACTCGCCGCACTGCTTCTCCTGCTCTCCTGCCTCGCCTTTCCGGCGGGCCCCTCGTCCGCCGAAGAGGGCACTTTACTCGATCTCGAGGCCTGCATCGCCCTGGCCCTGGCCAACCATCCCGACCTGCGCTCCGGAGCGGCCCGCACCGAAGGGGCGGAGGCGGTCATCCGCCAGAAGGAGGCGGCCCTCAGGCCCACCGTGGAGCTCTCCTCGTCCTTCAAGGAAAAGGAAGGGAGCGACAGCTCCACGGCCGAAGCCGCCGTCAATCAGCTCCTGTCCGACGGCGGCCGCACGAAGGCATCGATCCGCATCGCCCACTACGGCCGCGACGGCAAGGCCCGCGACCTGGAGCGGACCCGTCAGACCGTGGCCTACGACGTCAAGGAGGCCTATTTCGGCCTCCTCAAGGCCCGGAAGGACTATCTCCTGGCCCTGGAGACGGCCGAGATCTACCGGGAGCAGCTCGAGAAGGCCAAGGTGAGCTACGAGACGGGGACGGTGGCCCGGTCGGACGTGACGGCGGCCCAGGTCGATCTGAGCCAGGCCGAGCTCGACGTGATCAAGACCCGCTCGTCCCGCGACGTGGCCAAGGCCGAGCTGAGCAAGAGCCTGGGCCTCCTCGTCCTCGCCGGCGGCTACGACATCGCCGACGTCGAGGACGACCGGGAGGTCTCTTTCTCCTTCGAAGAGGCCTTCGCCAGGGCCAGGGAATTCCGGCCCGACCTGAAGTCGTTGGAGTTCTCCCTTCTCGAGGCCGAAGAGACCGTCCGCTACCAGAGCCTGGGCCTCAACCCCCAGCTCTCGGCCTCCGGGGGCTACGACTGGAGCGATGGCTCCTCCTCCAGCAGCGGCGGAGAGTGGGCGGTGGGGCTCAGCCTCGCTATTCCCCTCTACGACGGGGGACTGACGGCGGCCAAAACGGCCGAGGCCCGGGCCTCTCTGGCCGAGACTCAGGCCGACTACGACTCCCAGCTCCAGCAGGTGGCCCTCGAGGTCCGCACGGCCCTTCTGGAGATCGACGAGGCCCGTCAGAACATCGCCGCCACGGAGATGACCGTCCTCCAGGCCCGGGAGAACCTCGACCTCTCCATGGGACGGTACGCCGTCGGAGTGGGGTACCAGCTGGAGGTCCGCCAGGCCACGGAAGACTATAACGAGGCCCGCAAAGAGGCCAACGCCGCACGGTACGACTACAGCCTCGCCCTGGCCTCCCTGGAGAAGGCCCTGGGTGGGGAAATCGACAGGGCAGGCAAGGCAGAGGAGCACGAAAAGGAGGTCTCCCGAGGATGA
- a CDS encoding amino acid kinase family protein has protein sequence MIGIVKIGGAVGNDTRPLLDDLARRVGRGERWVVVHGASGVTDSLCELAGVACRYVTSPSGYRSRYVGPAQRALFEAAALSLSGRLSSELALRGIAAPVLRPDSVPTVRAERKDLLRAVEGGRRFILRDNYSGTVRSVAGETLEATWRSGALPLLPPLAFDEESGLNLNVDGDRLAASVALAVDADCLVILTNVAGLMEDLSRPESLVTQAGLEDWDHLERMAQGNMKRKLLACREALEGGLARVVLADSRREAPLSHAVEGGGTQLWRQSPALRSMAVGL, from the coding sequence ATGATAGGAATCGTCAAAATTGGAGGGGCCGTCGGCAACGATACGCGCCCGCTGCTGGACGATCTTGCCCGGCGCGTCGGCCGGGGCGAACGGTGGGTCGTCGTTCACGGCGCCAGCGGCGTCACCGACTCTCTCTGCGAGCTCGCCGGCGTGGCCTGTCGCTACGTCACCAGCCCCAGCGGCTATCGCAGCCGCTATGTCGGTCCCGCCCAGCGGGCCCTCTTCGAGGCCGCCGCCCTCTCCCTCTCGGGGCGCCTTTCGTCGGAGCTGGCCCTCCGCGGCATCGCCGCGCCGGTCCTCAGGCCCGACTCGGTCCCGACGGTCCGGGCCGAGCGCAAGGATCTTCTCCGCGCCGTCGAGGGAGGGCGCCGCTTCATCCTCCGCGACAACTACAGCGGCACGGTCCGCTCCGTCGCGGGAGAGACGCTTGAGGCGACGTGGCGCTCGGGCGCCCTTCCTCTTTTGCCCCCTCTGGCCTTCGACGAAGAGAGCGGTCTCAATCTCAACGTCGACGGCGATCGCCTGGCCGCCTCCGTCGCCCTGGCCGTCGACGCCGACTGCCTCGTCATTCTGACCAACGTGGCCGGTCTCATGGAGGACCTCTCCCGCCCCGAAAGCCTCGTCACCCAGGCCGGCCTCGAAGATTGGGATCATCTGGAGCGCATGGCCCAGGGCAACATGAAAAGAAAGCTTCTGGCCTGCCGCGAGGCCCTCGAGGGCGGGCTGGCCCGCGTCGTTCTCGCCGACAGCCGCCGCGAGGCGCCTCTGAGTCATGCCGTCGAGGGAGGAGGGACGCAGCTATGGCGCCAATCGCCGGCACTTCGCTCTATGGCGGTCGGTCTCTAG